One Agrobacterium vaccinii DNA window includes the following coding sequences:
- a CDS encoding extracellular solute-binding protein, with protein sequence MALAKLKSGVFALAALSCVMTPIAARAQDSENWRSGISTIGELKHPNGFERFDYVNPNAPKGGTLRLSTAGTFDTVNPLLAKGELATGLGAVFDTLMKSSEEELSSSYGLLAEAVSFPDDISKASFRLRKEAKWSDGQPVTPEDVVFSFEKAKDLSPQLATYYTHVTKAEKTGEREVTFTFDEKNNKELPQIVGQIMVVPKHWWEANGADGKLRDISRGTLEPVMGSGPYKIAFIAPGSTITYERRDDYWGKDVNINVGMNNFKTITYTFYTDRDVEFQAFKAGNTDFWQENSAGRWATGYDFPAVKDGRIKKEELPNIYRSVGIMQALVPNGRRDKFNDPKVRLALNYAFDFEEMNRTLFYNQYQRIGSFFMGSDLASSGLPQGKELEILNEVKDQIPADIFTKEYTNPVGGDPSKQRDNLREAVKLMKEAGYELRGNRMVNASTGQPFEFEILVDSAAMERVVVTYAQNLRKIGINATVRVVDTSQYTNRTRSFDFDMIVNLWAQSANPGNEQADYWGSKAVDRQGSKNYAGISNPAVDAIVRKIIFAANRDDQVAAVKALDRVLLAGNYVIPQFYRGEMTLAYWNTLVQPQTLPRYGIGFPDAWWSANAAK encoded by the coding sequence ATGGCATTGGCAAAGTTGAAATCCGGTGTGTTCGCTCTGGCTGCTCTATCATGTGTTATGACGCCGATAGCGGCACGGGCTCAAGACAGCGAAAACTGGCGCAGCGGGATTTCGACAATTGGCGAACTGAAGCACCCTAATGGGTTTGAACGATTTGATTACGTAAACCCGAATGCGCCCAAGGGTGGAACGCTACGCCTATCGACCGCTGGCACCTTCGATACGGTCAATCCGCTTCTGGCAAAAGGCGAACTTGCGACGGGGCTTGGCGCTGTTTTCGATACGTTGATGAAATCCTCAGAAGAGGAACTATCCTCATCGTATGGCCTTCTGGCCGAGGCGGTCAGCTTTCCAGACGATATTTCCAAGGCCAGTTTCCGGCTGCGAAAAGAAGCGAAGTGGTCCGATGGTCAGCCGGTGACGCCCGAAGATGTCGTTTTCAGTTTCGAAAAGGCGAAGGATTTAAGCCCGCAACTGGCAACTTATTACACCCATGTCACTAAGGCCGAAAAGACCGGTGAACGTGAAGTCACTTTCACCTTCGATGAAAAGAATAATAAGGAACTTCCTCAGATCGTCGGCCAGATCATGGTCGTTCCGAAACACTGGTGGGAAGCCAATGGTGCCGACGGAAAGCTGCGCGACATTTCCCGTGGCACGCTGGAGCCCGTCATGGGGTCTGGCCCATATAAGATCGCGTTCATCGCACCGGGTTCGACCATTACCTATGAGCGGCGCGACGATTATTGGGGTAAGGACGTCAACATTAATGTTGGGATGAACAACTTCAAGACGATCACTTACACCTTCTATACAGACCGCGATGTCGAGTTTCAGGCGTTCAAGGCCGGGAATACGGATTTCTGGCAGGAGAATTCCGCAGGGCGCTGGGCAACGGGTTATGATTTTCCGGCCGTGAAAGACGGTCGTATCAAGAAAGAAGAGTTGCCCAACATCTATCGTTCCGTTGGCATAATGCAGGCACTCGTGCCGAATGGACGACGCGACAAATTCAACGACCCAAAAGTCCGGCTGGCCTTGAACTACGCCTTCGACTTCGAAGAAATGAACCGCACGCTGTTCTATAACCAGTATCAACGCATCGGCAGTTTCTTCATGGGTAGCGACTTAGCATCGTCTGGCCTTCCTCAAGGAAAAGAGCTGGAAATTCTGAACGAAGTCAAAGATCAGATTCCCGCCGACATTTTTACAAAGGAATATACGAACCCGGTAGGCGGCGATCCCTCAAAACAGCGCGACAATCTTCGTGAAGCCGTAAAGCTCATGAAGGAAGCCGGTTATGAGCTTCGTGGCAACCGAATGGTCAACGCGTCCACGGGCCAGCCTTTTGAGTTCGAAATCCTCGTTGATTCCGCAGCGATGGAGCGCGTAGTGGTCACTTACGCGCAAAATCTAAGAAAGATCGGAATCAACGCCACAGTCAGAGTGGTGGATACGTCGCAATACACAAATCGTACCCGGTCTTTTGATTTTGACATGATCGTCAATCTCTGGGCTCAGAGCGCGAACCCAGGAAATGAGCAGGCAGATTATTGGGGCTCGAAGGCGGTCGATCGCCAAGGTTCCAAAAACTATGCGGGCATCAGCAACCCAGCTGTCGATGCAATCGTTCGCAAGATTATCTTTGCCGCAAACCGCGATGACCAAGTCGCAGCCGTCAAGGCGCTGGACCGCGTGCTTCTTGCTGGAAACTACGTGATCCCGCAATTTTATCGCGGTGAAATGACGCTGGCCTACTGGAATACGCTGGTACAACCCCAGACACTGCCCCGATACGGGATCGGTTTCCCCGATGCTTGGTGGTCTGCAAACGCCGCAAAATAA
- a CDS encoding microcin C ABC transporter permease YejB, giving the protein MGAYILRRLALMIPTIIGIMGISFLVIQFAPGGPVEQVVAQLSGSGDSASDRLSGGGDLMGGGMDESGSKYRGAQGLDPDLIAKLEKQFGFDKPPLTRFLEMMWNYIRFDFGDSFFRNSSVIDLIIDKLPVSISLGFWILIISYAISIPLGIKKAVSDGSKFDVWTSGIVIVGYAVPSFLFGILLIVVFAGGSFFDWFPLRGLTSDNFAELTWWQKIIDYFWHLALPLTALVLSAFATTTLLTKNSFIDEIKKQYVVTARAKGLSERKVLYGHVFRNAMLIVIAGFPGAFISAFFTGSLLIENIFSLDGLGRLGYLSVVNRDYPIVFGTLFIFSLMGLVVSLISDMIYTWIDPRIDFERRDV; this is encoded by the coding sequence ATGGGAGCCTATATTCTGCGGCGTCTGGCCCTGATGATACCAACCATCATCGGCATCATGGGCATTTCCTTTCTCGTCATTCAGTTTGCACCCGGTGGTCCGGTCGAGCAGGTCGTCGCTCAGCTTTCCGGCTCAGGTGACAGCGCGTCTGACCGCCTGTCTGGTGGTGGTGACCTCATGGGTGGAGGGATGGATGAAAGCGGCTCGAAATATCGCGGCGCGCAGGGTCTCGATCCGGACCTGATTGCCAAGCTGGAAAAGCAGTTCGGTTTCGACAAGCCGCCGCTCACCCGCTTTCTTGAGATGATGTGGAATTACATCCGCTTCGATTTCGGCGACAGTTTCTTCCGCAATTCCTCCGTCATCGACCTCATCATCGACAAGCTACCGGTGTCGATCTCGCTCGGCTTCTGGATATTGATCATCTCCTATGCCATTTCGATCCCGCTCGGCATCAAGAAGGCCGTTTCGGATGGCTCGAAATTCGATGTCTGGACATCGGGAATCGTCATCGTCGGCTATGCGGTGCCGAGCTTCCTGTTCGGCATTTTGCTGATCGTGGTGTTTGCGGGCGGTTCGTTCTTCGACTGGTTCCCCTTGCGAGGGCTGACATCGGATAACTTTGCCGAACTGACATGGTGGCAGAAGATCATCGACTATTTCTGGCACCTGGCGCTGCCGCTCACCGCGCTCGTCCTTTCGGCTTTCGCCACCACAACGCTGCTGACAAAGAATTCCTTCATCGATGAAATCAAGAAGCAATATGTGGTCACGGCCCGCGCCAAGGGTCTGTCGGAACGAAAGGTTCTCTACGGCCACGTCTTCCGCAACGCTATGTTGATCGTCATTGCCGGTTTCCCGGGCGCCTTCATCTCGGCTTTCTTCACCGGGTCGCTGTTGATCGAAAACATCTTCTCGTTGGATGGCCTTGGACGGCTCGGTTATCTCTCGGTCGTCAACCGCGACTATCCGATCGTGTTCGGCACCCTGTTCATCTTCTCGCTGATGGGTCTCGTCGTCAGCCTCATCTCCGACATGATCTACACCTGGATCGATCCGCGCATCGACTTCGAGCGGAGGGACGTGTGA
- a CDS encoding ABC transporter permease, with product MTTSLVTDAPPQKRPFFSPTSVRRWQNFKANRRGYWSFWLFLVIFGLSLFAEFLANDKPIIASYKGEILVPVMVDYPEEKFGGFLAQTDYKSSFIQDEINANGWMIWPPIRYSYQTVNSNIPHSAPTAPFWLMDEQERCSGYPQGAADPGCTLGNLNWLGTDNQARDVAARVIYGFRISVLFGLALTIASAIVGVSAGAVQGYFGGWTDLLMQRFIEIWSSMPVLYILLIIAAILPPGFFVLLGIMLLFSWVGFVGIVRAEFLRARNFEYVNAARALGVGNGTIMYRHLLPNAMVATLTFLPFILSGSITTLTSLDFLGFGMPPGSPSLGELIAQGKNNLQAPWLGLTAFFTMSIMLSLLIFVGEAVRDAFDPRKTFR from the coding sequence ATGACAACGAGTCTCGTAACCGATGCTCCGCCTCAAAAGCGTCCGTTCTTCTCGCCGACAAGCGTGCGGCGCTGGCAGAATTTCAAGGCCAACCGCCGTGGTTACTGGTCCTTCTGGCTGTTCCTCGTGATCTTCGGTCTCAGCCTGTTTGCCGAGTTTCTGGCCAATGACAAGCCGATCATCGCCTCCTACAAGGGCGAGATTCTGGTGCCTGTGATGGTGGATTACCCGGAAGAGAAATTCGGCGGCTTTCTGGCCCAGACGGATTACAAATCCTCCTTCATTCAGGATGAAATCAACGCCAATGGCTGGATGATCTGGCCACCGATCCGCTATTCCTATCAAACGGTCAATTCCAACATTCCGCATTCGGCACCCACAGCACCCTTCTGGCTGATGGATGAGCAGGAGCGTTGTTCCGGTTATCCGCAAGGCGCGGCTGATCCAGGCTGCACGCTCGGTAATCTCAATTGGCTGGGCACGGACAATCAGGCGCGCGACGTGGCTGCCCGTGTCATCTATGGCTTCCGTATCTCCGTGCTGTTCGGTCTGGCGCTTACCATTGCTTCTGCCATCGTCGGTGTCAGCGCCGGTGCGGTGCAGGGCTATTTCGGCGGTTGGACGGACCTTCTGATGCAGCGTTTCATCGAAATATGGTCGTCCATGCCGGTGCTCTATATCCTGCTCATCATCGCCGCTATCCTGCCGCCCGGCTTCTTCGTGCTGCTGGGTATCATGCTGTTGTTTTCCTGGGTGGGCTTTGTCGGCATCGTGCGTGCCGAGTTTCTGCGCGCCCGCAACTTTGAATATGTTAACGCCGCCCGCGCGCTGGGCGTCGGCAACGGCACCATCATGTACCGCCACCTGCTGCCCAATGCCATGGTCGCGACACTGACCTTCCTGCCGTTTATCCTCTCAGGCTCGATCACGACACTCACCTCGCTCGACTTCCTTGGCTTCGGCATGCCGCCCGGCTCGCCATCGCTGGGCGAACTGATCGCGCAGGGCAAGAACAACCTTCAGGCCCCCTGGTTGGGGCTCACGGCCTTCTTCACCATGTCCATCATGCTGTCGCTGCTGATTTTCGTCGGTGAAGCGGTGCGAGATGCCTTCGATCCGAGAAAGACATTCCGATGA
- a CDS encoding 2,3-bisphosphoglycerate-dependent phosphoglycerate mutase, translating into MSGTLVLVRHGQSDWNLKNLFTGWRDPDLTELGVEEANAGGKALADYGIKFDIAYTSSLIRAQRTCQMVLDNVGQPDLQTIRDEALNERDYGDLSGLNKDDAREKWGEDQVHIWRRSYDIPPPGGESLRDTGARVWPYYLTEILPRVLRGEKVLVAAHGNSLRSLVMVLDKLSKEEILKLNLATGVPMVYKLNEDSTVASKEVLGDMSAAH; encoded by the coding sequence ATGAGCGGAACCCTCGTCCTCGTTCGTCACGGTCAAAGTGACTGGAACCTCAAGAACCTCTTCACCGGCTGGCGCGACCCCGATCTAACGGAGCTTGGCGTTGAGGAGGCCAATGCAGGCGGCAAGGCACTTGCCGATTACGGCATCAAGTTCGATATCGCCTACACCTCGTCGCTCATCCGCGCCCAGAGAACCTGCCAGATGGTGCTCGACAATGTCGGCCAGCCTGACCTCCAGACCATTAGGGACGAGGCGCTGAACGAACGCGACTACGGCGATCTGTCCGGTCTGAACAAGGATGATGCGCGTGAAAAATGGGGCGAAGACCAGGTTCATATCTGGCGCCGTTCCTACGATATTCCACCTCCAGGCGGCGAAAGCCTGCGCGACACCGGTGCCCGCGTCTGGCCCTATTACCTGACGGAAATCCTGCCGCGCGTGCTGCGTGGCGAAAAGGTTCTGGTTGCCGCCCACGGCAATTCGCTGCGCTCGCTGGTCATGGTGCTGGATAAGTTGAGCAAGGAAGAAATCCTCAAGCTCAACCTCGCGACGGGTGTTCCCATGGTCTACAAGCTGAATGAGGATTCCACCGTTGCTTCAAAGGAAGTGCTGGGCGATATGTCCGCCGCGCATTGA
- the mepA gene encoding penicillin-insensitive murein endopeptidase yields MEKMARGVGKASFLALSMMSMLAMDSVSAFAQDGPAKQVFGNIALPSAGPSASYGSYAKGCQSGAVALPTEGQGFQAMRLSRNRRWGQPQMISFIERFAQDAQKIGWPGLLIGDISQPRGGPMLTGHASHQIGLDADIWWRPMPDRIMSAEQRESTPFISMLDKSKFLTVDDRKWSPLNAKLVMMAASYPQVERIFVNPAIKQKLCQTWTGDRTYMGKIRPIYGHDEHFHVRLECPPGATNCKPQAPVGAGDGCDKSLAWWFTKEPWATPKKDPNAKPPKPPRPMMVSDLPKACAAIAAAPSAGRASVAAQNSYAPSAPSSQAQDIVPQSSRSSVPMPPADVPRPSSRPSSN; encoded by the coding sequence ATGGAAAAAATGGCAAGAGGCGTGGGCAAGGCATCATTCCTGGCACTTTCGATGATGTCCATGCTGGCCATGGATAGCGTTTCAGCCTTTGCGCAGGATGGTCCGGCAAAACAGGTTTTCGGCAATATCGCCCTTCCCTCCGCTGGTCCCTCCGCTTCTTACGGTTCCTATGCCAAGGGTTGCCAGTCGGGTGCCGTGGCGCTTCCCACCGAAGGCCAGGGTTTTCAGGCAATGCGCCTTTCTCGCAATCGTCGCTGGGGCCAGCCACAGATGATTTCCTTCATCGAGCGCTTTGCGCAGGATGCCCAAAAGATCGGCTGGCCCGGCCTTCTGATTGGTGATATCTCGCAGCCGCGTGGCGGCCCGATGCTGACGGGTCATGCCTCGCACCAGATCGGTCTCGATGCCGACATCTGGTGGCGTCCCATGCCGGATCGCATCATGAGCGCAGAACAGCGCGAAAGCACGCCGTTCATCTCCATGCTCGACAAAAGCAAGTTCCTGACGGTGGATGATCGCAAATGGTCGCCGCTCAATGCCAAGCTGGTGATGATGGCAGCGAGCTATCCGCAGGTGGAGCGCATCTTCGTCAATCCGGCCATCAAGCAGAAGCTCTGCCAGACATGGACCGGCGACCGTACCTATATGGGCAAGATCAGGCCGATCTACGGGCACGACGAGCACTTCCATGTGCGTCTGGAATGCCCGCCCGGCGCAACGAACTGCAAGCCGCAGGCACCCGTGGGCGCGGGCGATGGCTGCGACAAGTCGCTGGCATGGTGGTTTACCAAGGAGCCTTGGGCGACACCGAAGAAAGACCCGAATGCCAAGCCACCAAAGCCGCCGCGTCCAATGATGGTGTCCGATTTGCCGAAAGCCTGTGCGGCGATCGCAGCGGCTCCCTCGGCAGGCAGGGCAAGTGTCGCGGCTCAAAATTCCTACGCGCCGTCTGCGCCGTCGTCCCAAGCACAGGACATCGTGCCGCAATCGTCCAGATCAAGCGTGCCCATGCCGCCTGCGGATGTGCCGCGACCATCGTCCCGCCCTTCGTCGAATTAA
- a CDS encoding ABC transporter ATP-binding protein gives MDTDTITSVLKRIFAENARDHMRGYAFAIFCLLAVAGTTAFTAWIMDSIINEAFVNRRADLVWIICASIFAAFFIRGIATYGQSVALSKIGNNIVARYQKRLYSHLMTLSVGYLSESRSAHLAAQVSQNIGGIRDVMNLTVTTVARDLLTFIALVCVMIIKDPILSIVIVFIAPPLVLGLRYISKRLRSATRDAVILNSRVLGAMQETLQGIAIVKAFTMEKQLETRVDAVIDSAESRANRIARLTEKSAPLTETLAGLAVSGVLAYAAYRAIYDNVPPGAFFAFVTALLLAYDPARRLARVQISLERAVVNAQMIYDILDMEPVQRQKPDAQPLKISNATVELRDVVFSYKDGGPILRGVSFIAEGGKTTALVGPSGAGKSTIINLIPRFYDPSAGTILIDGQDIADVTTMSVRQNLAYVSQQPYLFEGTIRDNIRYGRPEATDAEIEEAARLAFAHDFILAQPQGYETAVGENGMTLSGGQRQRLSIARALVRNAPILLLDEATSALDTESEAVVQKALDTAMTGRTVIVIAHRLSTVVKADKIVVMNEGLVVEEGVHETLARQEDGLYARLNNLQATGVRGL, from the coding sequence ATGGATACCGATACCATCACGTCAGTCCTGAAACGCATTTTTGCCGAAAATGCCCGTGATCATATGCGCGGCTATGCCTTTGCGATTTTCTGCCTACTGGCCGTCGCTGGTACAACCGCGTTCACAGCGTGGATCATGGATTCCATCATCAATGAGGCCTTCGTCAACCGACGGGCCGATCTTGTCTGGATCATCTGCGCATCCATCTTTGCCGCATTTTTCATCCGCGGAATAGCGACTTACGGCCAGTCCGTAGCCCTCTCAAAGATCGGCAACAATATTGTCGCGCGCTATCAGAAGCGGCTCTATTCCCACCTGATGACATTGTCGGTTGGATATCTGAGCGAGTCTCGTTCCGCGCACTTGGCAGCCCAGGTCAGTCAAAATATCGGCGGCATTCGCGATGTCATGAATCTGACAGTGACGACGGTTGCGCGCGATCTGCTCACCTTCATCGCGCTGGTCTGCGTGATGATCATAAAAGATCCCATCCTTTCCATCGTCATTGTCTTCATCGCCCCGCCGCTCGTGCTGGGACTACGCTACATCTCCAAGCGACTTCGTAGCGCAACGCGCGATGCCGTTATCCTCAACAGCCGCGTTTTGGGTGCCATGCAGGAAACGCTACAGGGCATTGCCATCGTCAAAGCCTTCACGATGGAAAAGCAGCTGGAAACCCGTGTCGATGCGGTGATCGATTCCGCCGAATCGCGTGCCAACCGCATCGCACGGCTGACCGAAAAAAGCGCGCCCTTGACCGAAACCCTTGCTGGTCTCGCGGTGTCAGGTGTTCTTGCCTATGCCGCATATCGTGCGATCTATGACAATGTCCCTCCGGGCGCTTTCTTTGCCTTCGTAACGGCGCTTCTTCTTGCCTATGATCCTGCACGCCGTCTTGCACGCGTTCAGATTTCGCTGGAACGCGCTGTCGTCAACGCACAGATGATCTACGACATTCTCGATATGGAGCCGGTGCAACGCCAGAAGCCCGATGCGCAACCGTTGAAGATTTCGAATGCGACGGTGGAATTGCGTGACGTGGTCTTCTCGTACAAAGACGGCGGCCCGATCCTGCGTGGCGTGAGTTTCATTGCAGAGGGCGGTAAGACGACCGCTCTCGTGGGTCCATCCGGTGCCGGAAAATCAACGATCATCAATCTCATTCCGCGCTTTTACGATCCAAGCGCCGGTACGATTCTGATCGATGGCCAAGATATCGCCGATGTCACGACCATGTCCGTCCGCCAGAACCTCGCTTATGTCTCGCAGCAGCCCTATCTCTTCGAAGGAACGATCCGCGATAACATCCGCTATGGCAGGCCCGAGGCAACAGATGCGGAGATCGAAGAGGCAGCACGGCTGGCCTTTGCGCATGACTTTATCCTTGCCCAGCCACAAGGGTACGAAACGGCGGTCGGCGAAAACGGCATGACGCTCTCCGGCGGTCAACGCCAGCGCCTGTCCATCGCCCGCGCTCTGGTCCGCAATGCACCGATCCTGCTACTGGACGAAGCGACATCAGCGCTGGATACGGAGTCGGAGGCCGTGGTGCAAAAAGCACTCGATACCGCAATGACGGGTCGCACGGTCATTGTGATTGCGCACCGTCTGTCGACCGTGGTCAAGGCTGACAAGATCGTGGTGATGAACGAAGGACTGGTGGTGGAAGAAGGCGTTCACGAGACGCTTGCGCGGCAGGAAGATGGTCTTTACGCTCGCCTAAACAATCTTCAGGCGACGGGCGTTCGCGGTCTTTGA
- a CDS encoding methylglyoxal synthase: MTGQRCIALIAHDQKKDDMADFARRHQAALSQFRIVATGTTGGRVQDACPGLNVVRLKSGPLGGDQQIGAMIATGDVDMLIFFIDPLSSLPHDVDVKALTRLATVYDIPMALNRATAEQLTDFHSTH, translated from the coding sequence ATGACAGGGCAACGCTGTATCGCATTGATCGCGCATGACCAGAAAAAAGACGACATGGCGGATTTCGCCCGTCGGCATCAGGCCGCTCTCTCGCAATTCAGGATCGTTGCCACCGGCACCACCGGCGGGCGGGTGCAGGATGCCTGCCCGGGTCTGAACGTCGTGCGCCTGAAAAGCGGCCCGCTGGGCGGTGATCAGCAGATCGGCGCGATGATCGCGACGGGCGATGTGGACATGCTGATCTTCTTCATCGATCCCTTGTCTTCCCTACCCCACGACGTCGATGTCAAGGCTTTGACACGCCTTGCGACCGTCTATGACATCCCCATGGCCTTGAACCGCGCCACGGCCGAACAGCTGACCGATTTTCATTCGACACATTGA
- a CDS encoding glucokinase has protein sequence MTKQNDTLSFPILIGDIGGTNARFCILPDANAEPTQLTSVKTADYASIDDAIQNAVLNHTALLPVSTILAVAGPIETDEIPLTNCHWVVKPKEMLVNLGLKDVIVINDFEAQALAIASLDGDNRETIGPHNPDMTASRVVLGPGTGLGVAGLVYARNMWFPVPGEGGHVDIGPRSARDYQVFPHLDAIEGRIAGEQILCGRGLVNLYRAICKADGITPVFSDPADVTAKGLSAENREAKETLSLFSTYLGRIAGDMALIFMARGGVYLAGGISQKIIPALRLPEFRAAFEDKAPHKVLMRAIPTHVVTHPQAALAGLSTYARTPSDFGLTLDGRRWQHPG, from the coding sequence ATGACCAAGCAGAACGACACACTTTCCTTTCCGATTCTCATCGGAGATATCGGCGGCACCAATGCGCGCTTCTGCATTCTGCCGGATGCGAACGCCGAACCCACCCAGCTGACCAGCGTCAAGACCGCCGATTACGCATCGATCGATGATGCGATCCAGAATGCGGTTCTGAACCACACCGCCTTGCTGCCGGTGTCCACGATCCTTGCTGTCGCCGGTCCGATCGAGACCGACGAGATACCGCTGACGAACTGCCACTGGGTCGTCAAGCCGAAGGAAATGCTCGTCAATCTCGGCCTCAAGGACGTGATCGTCATCAACGACTTCGAAGCGCAGGCTCTGGCCATTGCGTCGCTTGATGGCGACAACAGAGAAACCATCGGCCCCCATAATCCGGATATGACGGCGTCGCGTGTCGTGCTTGGACCCGGTACCGGGCTTGGCGTCGCAGGCCTGGTTTACGCCCGCAACATGTGGTTTCCGGTTCCCGGTGAAGGCGGCCATGTCGATATCGGCCCGCGCAGCGCACGCGACTATCAGGTGTTTCCGCATCTCGACGCCATTGAAGGGCGTATCGCAGGCGAGCAAATCCTTTGTGGACGCGGGCTCGTCAATCTCTACCGCGCCATTTGTAAGGCCGACGGCATAACGCCCGTCTTTTCCGATCCCGCAGACGTAACGGCCAAGGGCCTGAGCGCCGAAAACCGGGAAGCCAAGGAAACCCTGTCGTTGTTCAGCACCTATCTCGGCCGCATCGCGGGCGACATGGCGTTGATCTTCATGGCGCGTGGCGGCGTTTATCTGGCGGGTGGCATATCGCAGAAAATCATTCCCGCCTTGCGACTGCCGGAGTTCCGCGCCGCGTTCGAAGACAAGGCGCCGCACAAGGTCCTCATGCGCGCCATCCCCACTCATGTGGTCACCCACCCCCAGGCGGCGCTGGCGGGTCTTTCGACCTATGCCCGTACACCTTCGGATTTCGGCCTGACGCTGGATGGGCGGCGCTGGCAGCACCCAGGGTAA
- the dapB gene encoding 4-hydroxy-tetrahydrodipicolinate reductase translates to MSGNGMKLVVVGAAGRMGQTLIRLIHETPGVQLHAAVEREGSPFIGRDAGEISGLGPIDVAITSDALEAFVHAEGVIDFTSPAGSVAFAGLAAQARIVHVIGTTGCSVADEEKFEAAARHARVVKSGNMSLGVNLLSVLTRQAAKALDANGWDIEILEMHHKHKVDAPSGTALLLGQAAAKGRDIDLASNSVRVRDGHTGPRESGTIGFATLRGGSVVGDHSVIFAAEGEQVTLTHHAADRTIFGRGAIAAAVWAHGQKPGLYSMLDVLGLAKDQ, encoded by the coding sequence ATGAGCGGCAATGGCATGAAACTGGTGGTGGTCGGCGCGGCTGGACGGATGGGTCAAACCCTGATCCGTCTGATCCACGAAACGCCGGGTGTCCAGCTTCATGCCGCCGTCGAGCGCGAAGGCTCACCCTTTATCGGTCGTGATGCCGGTGAGATTTCCGGTCTTGGTCCTATCGACGTTGCAATAACAAGCGATGCGCTCGAGGCTTTCGTTCATGCCGAGGGGGTCATCGATTTCACCTCGCCCGCTGGCAGCGTTGCTTTCGCGGGTCTTGCCGCGCAGGCCCGCATCGTCCATGTGATCGGCACCACGGGATGCTCGGTGGCGGATGAGGAGAAGTTCGAAGCGGCGGCCCGCCACGCCCGCGTCGTCAAATCCGGCAATATGAGCCTCGGCGTCAACCTGCTCAGCGTTCTCACGCGGCAGGCGGCAAAAGCGCTGGACGCCAATGGCTGGGATATCGAAATTCTCGAAATGCACCACAAGCACAAGGTCGATGCCCCCTCTGGCACTGCCCTGCTTTTGGGCCAGGCGGCTGCGAAAGGCAGGGATATCGACCTCGCATCCAATTCCGTGCGCGTGCGTGATGGCCACACAGGCCCTCGTGAAAGCGGGACGATCGGCTTTGCGACATTGCGCGGCGGGTCGGTCGTCGGCGACCACTCGGTTATTTTTGCCGCAGAGGGAGAGCAGGTCACGCTCACCCACCACGCGGCAGACCGCACGATTTTCGGGCGCGGCGCCATCGCTGCTGCCGTCTGGGCGCATGGGCAAAAGCCCGGCCTATATTCCATGCTGGACGTTCTCGGTCTGGCGAAAGACCAATAA
- a CDS encoding DUF1045 domain-containing protein yields MRYAIYFTPAEHDALTEKASRWLGRNAFSGVTHNEHEAYADITAEPRRYGFHATLKAPFELSEKRREADLLAALHAFAATRHTLDIPTLVVGSLGPFFALVPQAPYQPLQDFAADVVDYFDPFRAPLSDSDIARRRPQNLTESQRQNLSLWGYPHVMDDFRFHMTLTGPVDEVERDHMSTVLTMTFSEFTDRPLTISGLGLFIEKARGEPFIAHTWLPLAAPNADDTKEATA; encoded by the coding sequence GTGCGCTACGCCATCTATTTTACACCCGCCGAACATGATGCCCTCACCGAAAAGGCATCTCGATGGCTGGGGCGCAACGCGTTTTCCGGTGTGACCCATAATGAACACGAGGCCTATGCGGATATCACCGCCGAGCCACGTCGGTACGGTTTCCACGCCACGCTGAAAGCACCCTTCGAGCTTTCCGAAAAGCGCCGCGAAGCCGATCTTCTGGCCGCCCTTCACGCTTTTGCCGCGACACGGCATACCCTAGACATTCCTACACTGGTGGTTGGTTCTCTGGGGCCGTTCTTCGCGCTGGTGCCGCAAGCGCCCTACCAGCCGCTTCAGGATTTTGCAGCTGACGTCGTGGATTACTTCGATCCTTTCCGTGCGCCATTGTCCGACAGCGACATCGCGCGCCGCAGGCCGCAAAACCTCACGGAAAGCCAGCGGCAGAACCTCTCTCTCTGGGGCTATCCGCATGTCATGGATGATTTTCGTTTCCATATGACGCTGACCGGGCCGGTGGATGAGGTCGAGCGCGACCATATGTCGACGGTTCTGACGATGACTTTTTCCGAGTTTACAGATCGTCCACTCACCATTTCCGGGCTTGGTCTATTCATTGAAAAGGCGCGTGGCGAGCCCTTCATCGCTCACACGTGGTTGCCACTTGCCGCGCCGAACGCAGATGATACGAAAGAAGCGACAGCATGA